CCGGGCTGCCTCATCCGGTGCCGCGCCCTGGGGATGTTCCGCATGCGCGACGAGGCCGGCGGCGACGACAAGGTGCTGTGCGTGCCCACGGGCGACCAGCGCGCGTCGTGGCGCACCGACATCGAGGACGTCAGCGAGTTCCACCGCCTGGAGATCCAGCACTTCTTCGAGGTCTACAAGGACCTCGAGCCGGGCAAGTCCGTCGAGGGTGCGCACTGGGTCGGACGCGAGGAGACCGAGGAGGAGATCCGCCGCTCCTTCCAGCGCGCGCTCGACGCCGGGTACGTGCCGAACGGCGCCCACCCGGGCGCCAGCACCGTGCAGGTCAAGCCGTTCGGCGCGGGCGACGCGTCCTGACGGACCCCGCCGCCCACCCGCTGCCCCCGCACCCCTTCCGGTGATCGTGCAGAAACGCTGACGACGCCAGCGTTTCTGCAAGATCACCAGGGAAGGGGCGGGGGCTAGTCGATCCTGCGCACGATCCGCGCCGGATTTCCCACGGCGACGACGTTGGCGGGCAGGTCCTTGGTCACCACGGCACCGGCGCCGACGACCGTGTTCTCACCGATGGTGACGCCGGGCAGGACGATGACGCCGCCCCCGAGCCACACGTTGTCACCGATGGTGATGGGCTTCGCCGCCTCCCACTTGTCCCGGCGCGGTCCGGGCTCGACGGGGTGGGTGGGGGTGAGCAGCTGGACGTTCGGCCCCATCTGCACGTCGTCGCCGATGGTGATGGGGGCGACGTCGAGCGCGACCAGCCCGAAGTTGGCGAAGCAGCGTGCCCCGATGCGGATGTTCGAGCCGTAGTCGACGTACAGGGGCGGGCGGATCTCCGTGCCCTCGCCCACCTCGCCGAGGAGCTCGCGCAGCAGCGACTCCCGGACGCGGCGCTGCCGCACCGTCGTCATGTTGAACGTGTCCATGAGGTCGAGCGCCGAGGCGCTCGCCTCCGCGAGCTCCGGGTCGTCCGCGAGGTACAGGTCCCCGGCGAGCATGCGCTCGCGCATGGTGCGGGCGTCGGCGCCGGCGTCGTGACTCGTCATGCCGGCGACCGTACCGCTAAGCCCGTCGCACCACCGGGGCCACCAGCCGCCCGACGGCGCACCGCCGCCGGGGGCGGGCGCCGGTCCTAGACGCGCCCGCCCGACGGCAGGACGTTGGCCCAGTACATGGGCACGTACTCGACCGTCTTGCCCGGCGCGGGTGCGTGGAGGCGCATGCCGTTCCCGGCGTAGATGGCCACGTGGTAGATGCCCGAGGGTGCGCCGTTGTTCGAGTAGAAGATGAGGTCGCCCGGCTGGAGCTGGTCCACGGGCACGCGCGAGGTGGCGGCGTACTGCTGCTTCGTCGTGCGCGGCAGGCTCACGCCGGCGCGGGCGAAGGCGGTCTGCGTGAGGCCGGAGCAGTCGTAGCCGTTGGGTCCGGCCGCTCCCCAGATGTAGGGCTTGCCCAGCTGGGTCCGGGCCCAGGCGAGCGCCTCCTGGGCGGCGCTCTTCGGGGCCGGCGCGGGCGCCGGGGCAGGAGCCGGAGCGGGAGCGGGAGCGGGAGCCGGTGCCGGCGCCGGGGCCGGGGCCGGTGCCGGGGCCGGGGCCGGGGCGGGAGCGGGAGCCGGGGCGGGCGCCGGAGCGGGAGCAGGTGCCGGGGCGGGCACGACCGGCCGGCTCGCAGGCTCGGACGGCGCGGGCTGCGACGGCGCGGACGGCGACGGCGCGGACGGCTCCGACGGAGCGGGCTGCGACGGCGCAGGCCGGGACGGCGCGGACCGGGACGGCGCTGCCGACGCGGGCCGGGCGGTGTCCACGGCCGCCTCCTGGGCGCGCGCGGCGGCGATGGCGGCCTCGCGGGCGATGCGGTCGTCGCGCTCGCGCCGCTCGGCGTCGAGGGCGTCCTGGCGCTCGCGCTCGAGCTCGAGCGTCGTGCTGCGCTGCGTCGCCAGCTCGGCGAGCAGGCTCTCGCGGCGGTCGACGGAGAGGGCGAGCTGGGTCTGGGCGCTCTCGGCGGCCTCCTCGGCGCCACGCCGGGTCTCGGCCACCTCCTCGGTCGCCGCCTCCTGCTCGTCCACCGCCTCGCCGGCGCGCCGCTCGAGGGTCGAGGCGACCTGCTCGCTGGCGCGGAACTGCTGGAGGGTGTTGTCGGTGCGCGTGCCGAGCCGGTCGATCATCGTCGCCCGGGCCATGGCGTCCTCGAACCCGTCGGCGGAGATGAGCGGCTCCACCGGACCCAGCGAGCCGGGTCCGGAACGGTAGGCGGCCGTGGCGACGCGGCCCAGCTCGGCACGCTGGACCTCCACGTCGGCGAGCGCATCGTCGGCCTGCTCCCGGGCGGACGCCGCCTCGGCCTCGGCCACCTCGAGGGCGGCGGCCGCCTCGAGGAACGCCTCGTTGGCCTGCGCCGCGCGGATGCCCGCGTCGTCGACCTGGGAGCTGAGCTCCGCGAGACCGATCTCGAGGGCGGCGATCCGCTCGCGGGTCTCGCCCTCGGCCTGGCGCGACGACGCGATGGCGTCCTGGCTCGGGGGGGTGGGCTCGGCGGACGCGGCAGAACCGACCGCACCGAGCCCCAGCATGACGACGAGCGCCGCAGCGCCGCGACGACGGGGATGAACCACCATGTCTCCGTCCACAGACCGAACTAGCCGTGCCGACGGCGTGTCGTGCTTGACGCGCCCGCCCGGCACCTGAAGCACCGTAGCGCTCTCCGCGCGAAAAGAGAACACCTGCACCACTATTCACATTCGTCACATCAGTCCCACCAGCACCACGTCCCGGCCCGTGAGACGGGGCTTCTCGGCGAACCGGCGCGTCCGTACGCTCCCCGACATGACCTGCCGAATGTGCCGCTGACCCGCGCACACCCCGCTCCCGGGGTCCGGCCCGCCCTGCTCCCGATCGGAGCCACGGCCGCCGTGACCGGCAGCAGCACCAGCTGTGCGCAGCACCCCATCCCCCTGCGGGACGGGCGAGGCGCGTGCGGCCCGCCGTCCCGCTCCATCGAACTGGAGCAGCCATGAGCGAGTCGAACGCCTGGGCCTTCGAGACCCAGCAGATCCACGCCGGCCAGACGCCGGACGCCGAGACCGGCGCCCGCGCCCTGCCGATCTACCAGACCACCTCCTACGTCTTCGCCGACGCCGCCCAGGCGGCCGGGCGCTTCTCCCTCGCGGAGAGCGGGCCGATCTACACCCGGATCACCAACCCCACGCAGGAGACGGTCGAGAACCGCATCGCCGCCCTCGAGGGCGGCATCGGCGGGCTCCTCCTCGCCTCCGGGCAGGCGGCGGAGACGCTGACGATCCTCAACATCGCCGAGGCCGGCGACCACGTCGTCGCCAGCCCCAGCCTCTACGGCGGCACGTACAACCTCCTCCACCACACCCTCGCCAAGTACGGGATCACGACGACGTTCGTCACCGACCCCGACGACCCGCAGTCCTGGCGCGACGCCGTCCAGGACAACACCAAGCTCTTCTTCGGCGAGACCATCTCCAACCCGAAGCAGGACGTCCTCGACATCGCCGCCGTCGCCGCCGTCGCCCACGAGGTGGGCGTGCCGCTCGTCGTCGACAACACCATCGCGACGCCGTACCTCATCCGCCCGCTCGAGCACGGCGCGGACATCGTCGTCCACTCCGCGACGAAGTACCTCGGCGGCCACGGCACGTCGGTCGCCGGCGCCATCGTCGACGGCGGGACGTTCGACTGGTCGGCGGACCCGGCGCGGTTCCCCAACTACAACACCCCCGACCCCAGCTACAACGGCCTGGTGTACAAGGACCTCGGTGCCCCGGCGTTCATCCTCAAGGCCCGCGTCCAGCTCCTGCGCGACCTCGGCCCCGCGGTCTCGCCGTTCAACGCCTTCCTCATCGCCCAGGGCCTGGAGACGCTCTCCCTGCGCATCGAGCGCCACGTCGCCAACGCCGAGCGGGTCGCGCGGTTCCTCGAGGAGCAGGAGCAGGTGACCCGGGTCGCCTACGCCGGCCTGCCGTCCTCGCCCTGGTACGACCGGGCCCGCCGGTACGCCCCCAAGGGCGCCGGCGCGGTCCTCGCCTTCGAGCTCGCCGGGGGGTACGAGGCGGGCATCGCCTTCGTCGACGCCCTCGAGCTGCACTCCAACGTCGCCAACATCGGGGACGTCCGCTCCCTCGTCATCCACCCCGCCTCGACGACGCACTCCCAGCTCACCGAGGACGAGCTCGTCGCCGCCGGAGTGAGCCCCGGGCTCGTGCGCCTCGCCGTCGGCATCGAGCACATCGACGACATCCTCGCCGACCTCGACAAGGGCCTGCGGGCCGCGGACGCCGTGTCCTCCGCCGTCACGGCCGTGAGCGGGGACGGCCCCGCGTGAGCGACGGCGACTGTGCGGCGGACGCGGCGGCCCACCGCCGCGTCCGCTCGCGCGTGCGCCCGGCCGACCTCCCGGCCACCGGGGCCTGGCGCGAGGGCATGCCGCCCGGCGGCCGCCGCTTCGCCGA
The sequence above is a segment of the Georgenia faecalis genome. Coding sequences within it:
- a CDS encoding inorganic diphosphatase → MDFDVTIEIPKGQRNKYEVDHETGRIRLDRMLFTSTRYPDDYGFIENTLGEDGDPLDALVLLEEPTFPGCLIRCRALGMFRMRDEAGGDDKVLCVPTGDQRASWRTDIEDVSEFHRLEIQHFFEVYKDLEPGKSVEGAHWVGREETEEEIRRSFQRALDAGYVPNGAHPGASTVQVKPFGAGDAS
- a CDS encoding sugar O-acetyltransferase, with translation MTSHDAGADARTMRERMLAGDLYLADDPELAEASASALDLMDTFNMTTVRQRRVRESLLRELLGEVGEGTEIRPPLYVDYGSNIRIGARCFANFGLVALDVAPITIGDDVQMGPNVQLLTPTHPVEPGPRRDKWEAAKPITIGDNVWLGGGVIVLPGVTIGENTVVGAGAVVTKDLPANVVAVGNPARIVRRID
- a CDS encoding bifunctional o-acetylhomoserine/o-acetylserine sulfhydrylase → MSESNAWAFETQQIHAGQTPDAETGARALPIYQTTSYVFADAAQAAGRFSLAESGPIYTRITNPTQETVENRIAALEGGIGGLLLASGQAAETLTILNIAEAGDHVVASPSLYGGTYNLLHHTLAKYGITTTFVTDPDDPQSWRDAVQDNTKLFFGETISNPKQDVLDIAAVAAVAHEVGVPLVVDNTIATPYLIRPLEHGADIVVHSATKYLGGHGTSVAGAIVDGGTFDWSADPARFPNYNTPDPSYNGLVYKDLGAPAFILKARVQLLRDLGPAVSPFNAFLIAQGLETLSLRIERHVANAERVARFLEEQEQVTRVAYAGLPSSPWYDRARRYAPKGAGAVLAFELAGGYEAGIAFVDALELHSNVANIGDVRSLVIHPASTTHSQLTEDELVAAGVSPGLVRLAVGIEHIDDILADLDKGLRAADAVSSAVTAVSGDGPA
- a CDS encoding C40 family peptidase, whose translation is MVVHPRRRGAAALVVMLGLGAVGSAASAEPTPPSQDAIASSRQAEGETRERIAALEIGLAELSSQVDDAGIRAAQANEAFLEAAAALEVAEAEAASAREQADDALADVEVQRAELGRVATAAYRSGPGSLGPVEPLISADGFEDAMARATMIDRLGTRTDNTLQQFRASEQVASTLERRAGEAVDEQEAATEEVAETRRGAEEAAESAQTQLALSVDRRESLLAELATQRSTTLELERERQDALDAERRERDDRIAREAAIAAARAQEAAVDTARPASAAPSRSAPSRPAPSQPAPSEPSAPSPSAPSQPAPSEPASRPVVPAPAPAPAPAPAPAPAPAPAPAPAPAPAPAPAPAPAPAPAPAPAPAPAPAPKSAAQEALAWARTQLGKPYIWGAAGPNGYDCSGLTQTAFARAGVSLPRTTKQQYAATSRVPVDQLQPGDLIFYSNNGAPSGIYHVAIYAGNGMRLHAPAPGKTVEYVPMYWANVLPSGGRV